In Fibrobacter sp. UWB2, one DNA window encodes the following:
- a CDS encoding glycosyl hydrolase family 8 yields the protein MNRLVKMGLAGLFAFGLAQAKVNFPFPQMSDYGGNATLLSDKAKASEELKSQFAYWMKAMYNEQGDVAGVRSDPGSDTYFSEGVGYGMLLMVYFSDNTTSYQPQFDKIWNFYKKMMNENGFMIWKVGNLSQSWDAGNGAALDGDIDAAAALVMAYYQFGDEKYKEDAKKLIQSMKKSEFESNGLHLPGDKWGDAGYNRKNPGYFDPAYMPVFAMIDTENAEFWSKTAYEANMSLYEASASDAPSTGLIDDWTDKNGKSEDDYYSYDASRAPWRNAKAVCWHGDQRALALDKKMAEFVSTVSAASMSGPVMRKSGSLGNDHNSTFVTSLMTSLISDAKYQAKLDEYWKEAVALGDENYFNQSLKLLNGLLVSGNMPNLAAATPTQPTSSSSVTPESSSSDATIALPTLATKSPKMTLSGRTLQIAANGNVRVDLISMTGSVLKSFDNHANGSLNVSLKSVPNGLYVVRVKNAGVTSLKKIKLD from the coding sequence ATGAATCGTTTGGTGAAAATGGGTCTTGCCGGCCTGTTCGCTTTTGGACTTGCCCAGGCTAAGGTGAACTTCCCGTTCCCGCAAATGTCCGATTACGGTGGAAATGCGACGCTTTTGAGCGACAAGGCCAAGGCTTCCGAAGAATTGAAGTCCCAGTTTGCTTACTGGATGAAGGCCATGTACAACGAACAGGGCGATGTTGCCGGTGTTCGTTCCGATCCGGGTTCCGATACGTATTTCTCGGAAGGTGTCGGCTACGGCATGCTCCTGATGGTCTACTTTAGTGACAATACGACGAGCTATCAGCCGCAATTCGACAAAATTTGGAACTTCTACAAGAAGATGATGAACGAAAACGGCTTCATGATTTGGAAGGTCGGTAACCTTTCTCAGTCGTGGGATGCCGGTAACGGTGCCGCTCTCGATGGCGATATCGATGCTGCCGCCGCTCTCGTGATGGCTTACTACCAGTTTGGCGATGAAAAGTACAAGGAAGACGCCAAGAAGCTCATCCAGTCCATGAAAAAGTCCGAATTCGAATCGAACGGCTTGCATTTGCCGGGCGACAAGTGGGGCGATGCGGGTTACAACCGCAAGAATCCGGGTTACTTTGATCCGGCCTACATGCCTGTCTTTGCCATGATCGATACCGAAAATGCTGAATTCTGGAGCAAAACCGCTTACGAAGCCAACATGAGCCTTTACGAAGCAAGTGCTTCTGACGCTCCGTCGACGGGCCTCATTGATGACTGGACCGACAAGAACGGCAAGAGCGAAGACGACTATTACAGCTACGACGCTTCTCGCGCTCCGTGGCGTAATGCGAAGGCCGTCTGCTGGCATGGCGATCAGCGCGCACTCGCACTCGACAAGAAAATGGCTGAATTTGTCTCTACCGTCAGTGCTGCAAGTATGAGTGGCCCTGTGATGAGAAAGTCCGGTAGCCTCGGTAACGATCACAACAGCACGTTCGTGACCTCTCTCATGACTTCGCTTATCTCTGATGCAAAGTACCAGGCTAAACTTGATGAATACTGGAAAGAGGCGGTTGCTCTCGGTGACGAAAACTACTTCAACCAGTCTCTCAAGCTTTTGAATGGTTTGCTCGTTTCGGGTAACATGCCGAACCTCGCCGCAGCTACTCCGACTCAGCCGACTTCTTCGAGCTCTGTGACTCCGGAGTCTAGCTCCAGCGATGCTACGATTGCCTTGCCGACTCTTGCAACGAAATCTCCGAAGATGACCCTTTCTGGCAGGACTCTCCAGATTGCCGCCAATGGCAATGTCCGCGTAGATTTGATTTCTATGACGGGTAGCGTGTTGAAGTCTTTCGACAATCATGCCAATGGTTCTTTGAATGTTTCGCTGAAGTCTGTCCCGAACGGTCTCTATGTCGTTCGCGTGAAAAATGCTGGCGTCACGAGCCTCAAGAAAATCAAACTCGACTAA